The Colletes latitarsis isolate SP2378_abdomen chromosome 14, iyColLati1, whole genome shotgun sequence genome has a segment encoding these proteins:
- the Mrps5 gene encoding mitochondrial ribosomal protein S5, with amino-acid sequence MYRPIKMTNQIFRVSGLITNCAKNINIKNNAAAVNLLKPHVPLMHNARDANFFTKRPANLLWKSVISVSNAGKRRGRAKSAPKIRDLNKGQKIGFGKAQLMFPGLNSLIRLDTLIPQKPIPLNPSGEAEVLTTENEYSTRKRQKISSLDRGWSGSKLGGRKLGPPDPIDGETFDGFQTWILHIVRTSKMTSIFGRSKRCIAFVVTGNGKGLAGFSSTTASEPKTALSSARNKAGQRLMYIERYNDHTVLHNFFTQFGRTKIFVRQMPQGYGLVCHRIIKTCCEAIGIKDLYAKVEGSKNAQNIIKAFFIGLIRQKTYQQMADEKKLHLIEMKKEHNYFPTVLASPETVRKSNEIKHDEILDFDQYIMDGRVVLRKKKLQPFYTKLPSYTAYLRKAERRRDHDNVRLKLKAEYGEIRSFLTEKYPEAKHCRRIKKEEDDYA; translated from the exons ATGTATCGTCCTATTAAAATGACCAATCAGATATTCCGTGTTAGTGGATTAATAACAAATTgtgcgaaaaatatcaacattaAAAACAATG CTGCTGCTGTTAATTTGTTGAAACCGCACGTTCCACTGATGCATAATGCGAGGGATGCAAACTTCTTTACAAAAA GACCAGCCAACCTACTATGGAAGTCTGTCATCAGTGTTAGTAACGCTGGTAAAAGGCGAGGGAGAGCCAAGAGTGCACCAAAAATTAGAGATCTAAATAAAGGTCAAAAGATAGGCTTTGGGAAAGCACAATTGATGTTTCCAGGATTAAATTCGCTGATTAGGCTGGACACATTGATTCCACAAAAGCCAATTCCTCTTAATCCAAGCGGAGAAGCGGAAGTATTGACCACTGAAAACGAATATTCCACCCGTAAAAGACAAAAGATTTCATCTTTAGACCGTGGTTGGAGTGGAAGTAAATTGGGTGGACGAAAACTTGGACCACCTGATCCTATCGATGGAG AGACTTTTGATGGTTTTCAAACTTGGATATTACATATTGTTCGTACTTCTAAAATGACAAGTATTTTCGGCCGTTCGAAGCGATGTATTGCCTTTGTTGTGACCGGAAATGGTAAAGGTTTGGCTGGATTTTCATCGACAACGGCGTCTGAGCCTAAAACAGCTCTTTCATCAGCTAGAAACAAGGCTGGACAGAGATTAATGTATATTGAAAGATACAATGACCACactg TACTTCATAACTTTTTCACGCAATTTGGTCGTACGAAAATATTTGTTAGACAAATGCCTCAAGGATATGGACTCGTATGTCATCGCATTATTAAGACATGTTGCGAGGCAATTGGCATAAAAGATCTGTATGCTAAAGTTGAGGGATCGAAAAATGCTCAGAATATAATAAAAGCATTCTTCATTGGTTTAATAAGACAG AAAACGTATCAGCAAATGGCAGATGAAAAAAAGTTACATTTAATTGAAATGAAGAAGGAGCACAATTATTTTCCCACGGTGCTTGCTTCGCCGGAAACGGTAAGGAAATCGAACGAGATTAAACATGACGAAATtttagatttcgatcaatatataatgGACGGAAGGGTCGTCTTAAGGAAGAAAAAACTTCAACCTTTTTACACAAAGCTACCTTCGTATACAGCTTATTTGCGTAAGGCAGAACGTCGAAGGGATCATGACAATGTTAGACTTAAATTAAAAGCCGAATATGGAGAAATTCGTAGTTTTCTTACTGAAAAATATCCGGAAGCGAAACATTGCCGAAGAATTAAAAAAGAAGAAGATGATTATGCCTAA